One Dama dama isolate Ldn47 chromosome 16, ASM3311817v1, whole genome shotgun sequence DNA window includes the following coding sequences:
- the XPO7 gene encoding exportin-7, translating to MADHVQSLAQLENLCKQLYETTDTATRLQAEKALVEFTNSPDCLSKCQLLLERGSSSYSQLLAATCLTKLVSRTNNPLPLEQRIDIRNYVLNYLATRPKLATFVTQALIQLYARITKLGWFDCQKDDYVFRNAITDVTRFLQDSVEYCIIGVTILSQLTNEINQADTTHPLTKHRKIASSFRDSSLFDIFTLSCNLLKQASGKNLNLNDESQHGLLMQLLKLTHNCLNFDFIGTSTDESSDDLCTVQIPTSWRSAFLDSSTLQLFFDLYHSIPPSFSPLVLSCLVQIASVRRSLFNNAERAKFLSHLVDGVKRILENPQSLSDPNNYHEFCRLLARLKSNYQLGELVKVENYPEVIRLIANFTVTSLQHWEFAPNSVHYLLSLWQRLAASVPYVKATEPHMLETYTPEVTKAYITSRLESVHIILRDGLEDPLEDTGLVQQQLDQLSTIGRCEYEKTCALLVQLFDQSAQSYQELLQSASASPMDIAVQEGRLTWLVYIIGAVIGGRVSFASTDEQDAMDGELVCRVLQLMNLTDSRLAQAGNEKLELAMLSFFEQFRKIYIGDQVQKSSKLYRRLSEVLGLNDETMVLSVFIGKIITNLKYWGRCEPITSKTLQLLNDLSIGYSSVRKLVKLSAVQFMLNNHTSEHFSFLGINNQSNLTDMRCRTTFYTALGRLLMVDLGEDEDQYEQFMLPLTAAFEAVAQMFSTNSFNEQEAKRTLVGLVRDLRGIAFAFNAKTSFMMLFEWIYPSYMPILQRAIELWYHDPACTTPVLKLMAELVHNRSQRLQFDVSSPNGILLFRETSKMITMYGNRILTLGEVPKDQVYALKLKGISICFSMLKAALSGSYVNFGVFRLYGDDALDNALQTFIKLLLSIPHSDLLDYPKLSQSYYSLLEVLTQDHMNFIASLEPHVIMYILSSISEGLTALDTMVCTGCCSCLDHIVTYLFKQLSRSTKKRTTPLTQESDRFLHIMQQHPEMIQQMLSTVLNIIIFEDCRNQWSMSRPLLGLILLNEKYFSDLRNSIVNSQPPEKQQAMHLCFENLMEGIERNLLTKNRDRFTQNLSAFRREVNDSMKNSTYGVNSNDMMS from the exons AGCCTGGCCCAGCTAGAGAATCTGTGCAAACAGCTGTATGAGACGACAGATACGGCCACTCGACTTCAGGCAGAGAAAGCCTTGGTTGAATTTACCAACAGCCCTGACTGCCTGAGCAAGTGCCAGCTACTCCTTGAAAGAGGAAGT TCATCTTACTCCCAGTTACTGGCAGCTACATGCCTTACAAAGCTTGTATCGCGCACAAATAACCCTCTCCCATTGGAACAGCGGATAGATATTC GGAACTATGTGCTCAACTACCTTGCCACCCGGCCAAAGCTGGCCACTTTCGTGACGCAAGCACTTATCCAGTTATACGCCAGGATCACAAAGTTGGGCTGGTTTGACTGTCAGAAGGATGATTACGTCTTCAGAAATGCAATCACAGACGTCACAAGGTTTTTACAG gatAGTGTTGAATACTGCATCATTGGTGTCACGATTTTATCGCAGCTAACAAATGAAATTAATCAA GCAGACACCACCCATCCTTTAACCAAGCACAGAAAAATAGCCTCTTCTTTCCGAGATTCATCGTTATTCGATATCTTCACGCTTTCGTGCAATTTACTAAAACAG GCTTCTGGAAAGAATCTGAACTTGAATGATGAAAGCCAGCATGGCTTGCTGATGCAGCTGCTCAAGCTCACTCATAACTGCCTGAACTTTGATTTCATCGGCACTTCCACCGACGAGTCTTCAGATGACCTGTGCACGGTACAGATCCCCACCAGCTGGAGATCAG CGTTCTTGGATTCTTCAACTCTGCAGCTGTTCTTTGACCTCTATCATTCCATCCCTCCTTCATTTTCACCTCTG GTGTTATCCTGCTTAGTACAGATTGCCTCAGTTAGAAGGTCCCTATTCAACAATGCAGAGAGGGCCAAGTTTCTCTCTCACCTTGTTGATGGTGTTAAACGAATACTGGAAAACCCACAG AGTTTGTCAGACCCAAACAATTACCATGAGTTTTGCAGACTACTGGCCCGCTTGAAGAGTAACTATCAACTGGGAGAATTAGTGAAAGTGGAAAACTACCCCGAGGTCATCCGATTGATAGCTAACTTCACGGTGACCAGCCTGCAG CATTGGGAATTTGCCCCAAATAGCGTGCACTATCTCCTGAGCCTATGGCAGCGGCTGGCAGCCTCCGTGCCGTATGTGAAAGCCACCGAGCCCCACATGCTGGAGACATATACTCCTGAGGTCACCAAAGCCTACATCACATCCCGTCTGGAATCTGTGCACATCATACTCAG AGATGgactggaagaccccctggaggacaCAGGTCTGGTCCAGCAGCAGCTGGACCAGCTGTCTACCATCGGGCGCTGTGAATACGAGAAGACGTGTGCGCTGCTCGTGCAGTTGTTTGACCAGTCTGCCCAGTCCTACCAGGAGCTGCTCCAGAGTGCCAGCGCCAGCCCCATGGACATCGCAGTGCAGGAAG GAAGGCTGACGTGGCTGGTTTACATCATTGGTGCAGTGATTGGCGGCCGGGTCTCTTTTGCCAGCACTGATGAGCAGGATGCTATGGACGGCGAGCTTGTCTGTCG ggtgctCCAGCTGATGAACCTAACAGACTCTCGCTTGGCTCAGGCGGGTAACGAGAAACTAGAATTGGCCATGCTGAGCTTTTTTGAACAGTTTCGTAAAATCTACATTGGGGACCAGGTGCAGAAATCCTCTAAG TTGTACCGCCGGCTCTCGGAGGTGCTGGGCCTGAATGACGAGACCATGGTCCTCAGCGTCTTCATAGGGAAAAT CATCACCAACCTGAAGTACTGGGGCCGTTGTGAACCTATCACCTCCAAGACACTACAGCTTCTCAATGATCTCTCCATTGGATA CAGTAGTGTAAGGAAGCTAGTGAAGCTGAGCGCGGTACAGTTCATGCTGAACAATCACACG AGCGAGCACTTTTCATTTTTGGGTATTAACAATCAGTCCAACCTGACAGACATGCGGTGTCGAACTACCTTCTACACAGCACTTGGGCGTCTCCTCATGGTGGATTTAG GAGAGGATGAAGACCAATATGAGCAGTTCATGCTGCCGCTCACAGCAGCGTTTGAAGCTGTGGCCCAGATGTTTAGCACTAATAGTTTCAACGAACAAGAGGCAAAG CGAACTCTAGTTGGCCTCGTAAGAGACCTGAGAGGGATAGCTTTTGCCTTCAATGCCAAGACCAGCTTCATGATGCTGTTTGAATGGAT CTACCCCTCCTACATGCCCATCCTGCAGCGGGCCATTGAGCTGTGGTACCATGACCCAGCCTGTACTACACCTGTGCTCAAGCTGATGGCTGAACTGGTCCACAACAG ATCCCAGCGACTCCAGTTTGATGTCTCATCCCCCAATGGCATCTTACTCTTCAGAGAAACCAGCAAGATGATAACAATGTATG GCAATCGCATCCTGACACTAGGAGAGGTCCCAAAGGATCAGGTCTACGCACTGAAGCTCAAAGGCATCTCCATCTGTTTCTCCATGCTGAAGGCTGCTCTCAGCGGGAGCTATGTCAATTTTGGAGTCTTCCGTCTCTATGGGGATGACGCCCTGGACAATGCTCTGCAGACCTTCATCAAGCTGCTCCTGTCGATCCCCCACAGTGACCTCCTG GATTACCCCAAGCTCAGCCAGTCTTACTACTCACTACTGGAAGTCCTCACCCAGGACCACATGAACTTTATTGCAAGCCTGGAGCCTCATGTCATCATGTATATTCTCTCTTCCATTTCTGAAGGACTTACTGCACTCG ACACCATGGTATGCACAGGTTGCTGCTCCTGCCTGGACCACATCGTGACATACCTCTTCAAGCAGCTTTCACGTAGCACCAAGAAGAGGACGACGCCCCTGACCCAGGAGAGCGACCGCTTCCTGCATATCATGCAGCAGCATCCAGAGATGATCCAGCAG ATGCTGTCAACGGTGCTGAATATCATCATCTTCGAAGACTGTAGGAACCAGTGGTCTATGTCCCGACCCCTACTCGGCTTGATACTACTTAATGAAAAG TATTTTTCTGACCTAAGGAACAGTATCGTGAACAgccagccaccagagaagcagcaGGCTATGCATCTGTGCTTTGAAAACTTGATGGAAGGCATCGAGCGAAACCTTCTAACGAAAAACAGAGACAG GTTCACCCAGAACCTGTCGGCATTCCGTCGAGAAGTCAACGACTCGATGAAGAATTCCACGTATGGAGTGAATAGCAATGATATGATGAGCTGA